Part of the Permianibacter fluminis genome, TGCCGTGGTCGAGCTCATCCGCAATCGCGCCAGCAAGGAACCGTTGGCGCCGTGGCCGGAAAGTCATCCGGCGCTGAAAGAACTGGTGCGGTCGGGGCTGGCTGCCAACGTTTCGTTTGCCACCCGCGGCAATCTGATCATTCTGGCGCCACCGCTGGTGATCAGCGAACCCGATCTCGGCGATGCCATTGCCCTGCTCGATCGTCTGCTTGGCGAGCTCGGACAAACGCTGGCGAATGACGGCACGGCCAATGCCGTCAATGACAACCGTGTTTGATGCAGGCGCGAACGGAAAATTAATCAGACCGGGCTGTAATCAGGACAAGCTGTAATCAGGAACTACCAAACGAAATTTCACGCGGCTGACATCGCTTGTCAGCCGCCAAAGTGAGGATGTTGTCGTCATGAGTTTTCAGTTGACCTATTCGACCATGTTCAATCCGCCAGCGGAGTTGCACCAGCGGTTTGACGCGGCGGTCGCGCGCGTGGTCGCCGGACTCGGACGTCGCTACGGTTGTTTTATCGATGGCGCTGATCGGTCGCCGGCCACCACCAAAATGCTGCACAGTCCGATCGATCGCGAGCTGGTGCTTGGCGAGTTCGCCGATGCCAGCGCTGCCGAAGCCGACATTGCCATGCAGGCCGCGCATCGTGCGTTTGCCCAGTGGCGAAAAACCTCGATGACCGAGCGCATGCGCCTGCTGCGCAAAGCGGCCGTGCTGATGGAAGCCCGGGTGTATGAAATCGCCGCCGCACTGACGCTGGAAGTGGGCAAAAACCGGATGGAAGCACTCGGCGAAGCCCAGGAAACGGTCGACTTCTTCCGCGTCTATTGCGATCACTATGAACGCGAAGGCGGCTTTTATCATCCGCTGCCAAACGATCCGGTCAACGGCTATATCTCGCGCAATCGCAGCGTCATGAAACCGCACGGCGCCTGGGTGGTGATCACGCCATTCAATTTCCCGTTTGCCCTCGCTGGCGGCCCGGTGGCTGCCGCACTTGTCACCGGCAATACCGTGGTGCTGAAAGGCGCAACAACCACGCCATGGGCCGGACGCCTGCTGGCCGACTGCATGCGCGATGCCGGTTTTCCGGCCGGCGTTTTCAACTATGTCAGTGGTAGCGGCCGGGTCGTTGGTGAGGCGCTGATCAGTCATCCGCTGACCGCCGGCGTCACCTTCACTGGCTCCTACGAAACCGGCATGGCCATCGCCAGAAAAATGCTGAGCGGTGCCTATCCCCGGCCGTGCATTGCCGAGATGGGCGGCAAGAATGCCTGCATCGTCACCGCCGAGGCCGATCTGGAGCGTGCTGCGCTCGGCATCACCCGCTCGGCGTTTGGCATGGCTGGCCAAAAATGCTCGGCACTGTCACGGCTTTATGTCCACAGCAGCGTTGCCGACAAGTTGATTGAACAACTGCAGCAGCACCTAGGTGAAATCCGCATCGGCAATCCGCTCGAACAAAAACACTGGCTGGGGCCGGTTGCCACCGAAGCCGGTTACCGTGCTTATGGCGAATACAGTGCGCTGCTGCGCACGCAAGGCAGCCGGTTGTTGATCGGCGGACACTATCTGCGTGATGGCGACAACAGCCGTGGCTACTACGTCAAACCAACGCTGGCCGAAGCCAGTGATCAACATCCGCTGTGGCAGCAGGAAATGTTCCTGCCCATTCTGATGATCAACCGCTGCAGCAGTAACGATGAAGCCATGGCCAAGGCCAATGCGACGCCACTGGGTCTGACTGCCGGCATTTACGGCAGCCGCGACGAGGTCAGCTGGTTTCACGAGCACATCGAAGCCGGCGTCACCTACGCCAACCGGCCGCAGGGGGCGACCACCGGTGCCTGGCCCGGCTATCAGCCGTTTGGTGGCTGGAAAGGTTCCAGCACCACCGGCAAGGCAATCGCCTCGTTCTATTACCTCGCGCAATACCTGCGCGAACAGTCACAAACTGTCGTGGAGTAAAAACCTGAAAACAGCGGGTGACCGCTATACGCAATTCGCCAAGAGGGTTCGCACTACTGTGACAGCCATGTTTGTGCAATTGACCAACCGCCACAGGGCAGATCGCACGCCCCGCGCGGCACGATGCTGCGTTGCAACTCCTCGCGAGGTGTTCAACCTCGCCCCGGGTTACGCCTTGCCTCGCCCCGCGCGGCGCGCACGCTCCACCCTGTCCACCCGCTGCTTTCAGGTTTAGCCATGTTCATGAGCTTGCAACAAGCCATAGCGCAATACCTTCACGACGGCCAGAGCGTTGCCATGGAAGGCTTCACGCATCTGATTCCATTTGCCGCCGGCCATGAAATCATCCGCCAGCAGAAAAAAAATCTGCATCTGATCCGGATGACGCCGGATCTGATTTACGACCAATTGATCGGCATGGGCTGCGCCAGCGAACTGACCTTTTCCTGGGGCGGCAATCCCGGTGTCGGCTCGTTGCACCGTTTGCGTGATGCCGTGGAAAAACAGTGGCCGCAGCCGCTGACCTTGCATGAACACAGTCACGCCGAAATGGCGGTCGCCTATCAGGCCGGTGCCAGTGGCATGCCCTGCGGCTTCATGAAAGGCTATCCGGCGACGCAATTGGCGGAAGTCAATCCGGCGCAAATCCAGCCGCAGCAGTGTCCGTTCACCGGGCAATGGCTGAGCGCGATCGCCGCCATCAAACCCGATGTCACCATTTTGCATGCCCAGCAAGCCGATGCCGACGGCAATGTGTTGATCCGCGGCATTGTCGGCGCCGCACGCGAGGCAGCGCTGGCGGCGAAAACGGTCATCGTCACGGTTGAGCAGCAGGTGGAAAAAATCGATGCCGACATGAACGCAATCGTGTTGCCACGCTGGTTGATCGCCGCCATTGCCGTGGTGCCGGGTGGCGCCTATCCATCGTATGCGCAAGGCCATTATCCGCGCGACAACGCCTTTTATCTGGCCTGGGATGAGATTGCCCGCGACCGGGAAAAATTCCTCAGCTGGATGCAAAGCCATGTGCTGGCACTGCGCGACCATGCTGAGCTTCTGCAACGTTTGCAGGTGGCCGCATGAGTATCGCAGTAATGAATTCGGAACAGAGTTCGGGACAGAATTCTGTCCCGAACTACAGCCGCGACGAGATCATGACCGTCACCGCCGCGCGCCAGCTGCAAAACAGCGCAGTCTGTTTTGTTGGCATTGGCTTGCCCAGTGCCGCCTGCAATCTGGCCCGGCAAACGCATGCCCCGGAGCTGGTGCTGATTTACGAATCCGGCACGGTCGGTACCAAGCCGAGCGTGCTGCCGCTGTCCATCGGTGATGGTGAGCTGGCGGAGACCGCTGATTGCGTGATCCCGCTGCCGGACATTTTCAGTTACTACCTGCAAGGTGGCCGCGTTGACATCGGTTTTCTCGGTGCCGCCCAGATTGATCGCTTCGGTAATCTGAACAGCACGGTGATTGGCGATTATCTGCGGCCCTCGACGCGGCTGCCGGGCGCTGGCGGTGCACCGGAAATTGCCATGCATGCCAAGCAGGTGCTGATCGTCATGAAGCAATCGCCGCGCAGTTTCGTCGAGAGCCTGGGTTTTCGCACTTCCTGCGGCTTCATGAACGGCAATGGTCAGCGCCGGCACGGCGAGTTTGCTGATGCAAGCGCGGGCGCCGGGCCGCAAGTCGTGATCACCGACTACGGCATGTTGAAACCGGATCCGGTCAGTGATGAATTGACTCTGGTGGCAGTCTATCCCGGGGTAACCGCAGCGGAGGTCAGCGCGGCCACCGGCTGGTCACTGCGAATTGCCCCGACCTTGACGGTACTGCCGGAACCGACTGCAGCAGAGTTGAGCGCGTTACGCTCGCTGCATGCGCGTACCGAGCAGGCTCATGCCAATCCGGTTCGCATCGTGTTGCCGAAAACGGCCTGAGTTTTTTAACCATTGGCCGAAACAAAGCGTCGCCGGCCTGCAAGCGAGATTGACAGCATGAACAGTGCCCACATCAAAACCGAATTGCCGGGCCCTAAGGCCCGAGCCTTGATTGCTCGCGACAAGGCAGTGATTTCACCGTCCTATCCGCGTGATTATCCGTTTGCGATGTCGCATGGTAAAGGCGTCGAAGTCTGGGATGTCGACGGCAATCGCTTTCTCGATTTCGCGGCCGGTATTGCTGTCTGTTCAACCGGCCACAGTCATCCGACGGTGGTCAGCGCCATCAAGGCGGCGGCCGATCAGTTCCTGCACATTTCCAGTGACTACTGGCACGAACATCAAGTCAAACTCGGTGAGCGCATCAACGAACTGAATCCGATGGCCGAGCCGGTGCTGAGTTTCATGTGTCAGTCCGGTACCGAAGCGGTTGAAGGCGCATTAAAGTTGGCGCGCTATGTCACCGGTCGGCAACGCTTCATTGGTTTTCTCGGCGGCTTCCATGGCCGCACGATGGGGTCACTGTCGTTTACCTCCAGCAAATACACCCAGCAAAAAGGTTTCTTTCCGAGCATGCCGGGTGTGACCCATGTGCCGTACCCGAACAATTACCGGCCGCTGCTGCACGGAGAAGATCAGGGCGTCGCCGTGCTCAATTACATCGAAAACGTGTTGTTCCAGAGCAATGTGCCAGCCAGCGAAGTCGCCGGCATCGTGATCGAACCGATGCAGGGAGAGGGCGGCTATCTGGTGCCGCCGGATGGCTTTCTGAAAGGTCTGCGCGAACTCTGCGATCGGCACGGCATTCTGCTGATCTTCGATGAAGTGCAATCGGGTGTCGGGCGCACCGGCAAGATGTTTGCGAGTCAGCATTGGGGCGTTGCGCCCGACATCATGACACTGGCCAAAGGCTTGGGCTCCGGCATGCCGATCGGGCTGGTCGTTGCCAAGAAAAAACACATGGAAAAATGGCAGCGCGGCGCCCATGGCAACACCTACGGCGGCAATCCACTCTGCTGTGCCGCGGCAACTGCCACGCTCGATCTGGTGGAAAGCGAATACTGCGCCAATGCCGCTGAAGTTGGTGAGTACTTCATGACCAAACTGCGCGCGCTGCAAACCCGGTTCGACTGCATCGGTGAGGTGCGCGGCAAAGGCCTGTTTATCGGCATGGAGCTGGTGCTGGATCGCCGCGGCAAAAAGCCGGCCAAGGAACTCTGCGACCAGCTGATCACCCGCGCCTATCACAACGGCTTGTTACTGTTGTCCTGCGGCAGCAGCACCGTGCGCTTCATGCCGCCACTGCTGGTGAGCCGCGCCCAGATTGACGAAGCGATGACGATCATCGAAGTGAGTTTGAAGGAAGCGCTGGGCTGAGGTGCTAGGGCAGTAGCAGCGGAATCGTTTGCGGAAAGTTGGGAGCGGCAACTACCCCCTCCTGACCTCCCCCTTCACAGGGGGAGGAACGCTACAGCGCTTCCCTTGCGACGGAGCGGAACCGTACCGCTCCCTCCCCTGTGAAGGGGAGGGCGGGGGTGGGGTAATTGCCGCTTCACACCAGCCACACAACAACAAAATCCGGAGTCACCGTAATGCCCCGTATGTGGATAGCGTTTGCCTCAATTGGGTTGGGTTTGCTGTGCGCAGCGAATGCCAACGCCGCACGCGAACCGGTGCTCAAACAAATCCAGCTGCCGCACAGCTATTACTGGCGCGAGATGTATCTGCCGCAGCTGAGCAGCGGGCCGTCCGCTGCGGCGTTTTTGCCGGATGGCAAGTCGGTGGTGTACAGCATGGCGGGATCGTTGTGGCGACAAGCGCTTGGCAGCGACGACGCCAGCGAGCTGACGCATGGCCCCGGTTACGACTATCAACCGGACGTTGCGCCGGACGGTCGCAGCCTGATCTTTGTTCGCCACGATCAGGATGCGCTCGAACTGTGGCGGCTGGATCTCACAACCGGCAAACAGCAGCAACTGACACGCAGCGGGGTCAGCAATGTCGAGCCGCGGCTGTCGCCGGATGGCAGGCAACTGGCGTTTGTTTCCACCCGGGCCGACGAGCACGGTGACAATGCCGGCCGCTTCAATCTCTATCTGGCTGATGTGACCGATGCGGGGCTGGCCAATATCCGGCCGTTGGTCGCCAACCGGCAAAGCAAAATCGATCGCTATTACTACAGCACGTTTGATCACGCGGTGAATCCGTCCTGGAGTCCGGATGGCAAACGCATTGTTTACGTCGGCAACCCGGAGGTCGCCTGGGGCAGCGGTGATCTGTGGTCGGTGTCGGTCAGCGATCCGAATGATCGTTATCGGGTGCTGGTGGAAGAAACCACCTGGGCCGCCAAACCGGAATTTGCTCCCGATGGCAAACGCCTGCTGTACAGCAGCTATCAAGGTCGACAATGGCATCAATTGTGGCTGACCACGGCGACTGGGCAATCGCCATTGCCGCTGACGTTTGGTGAGTTTGATCGGCGCAATGCCCGCTGGTCACGTGATGGTCAGCGTGTGCTTTATATCAGCAACGAGCAGGGCAACAGCAGTCTCTGGCTGCAGGATGTCATCGGCGGCAAACGGCAACAAATTACCGCCAACAGCCGCCACTTTCAGCGCCCGATAGCCGAGCTGCGACTGCAACTGCGTGACGACCGGGGCCAGCCGCTGGCGGCACGGGTGACCGCGCTGGCCAGTGACGGCCGCCATTACGGTCCCGATGACAGCTGGCTGCATGCCGATGACGGTTTTGACCGGCGCCAACAAGCCCATGAACATCACTACTTTCATTGCCAGCAACGCTGCGTGCTGACCGCGCCGGTGGGTGAGCTGACGCTGATCATCCAGCATGGTTTCGCGATGAGCATCGCGCAGCAAACGCTGCAACTGAAGCCGGGCAGCCGCGAGCTGACCGTGACCCTGCACGACAATGCGCTGCCAGCCGAATTTGGCTCGCACCTCAGCGCCGATCTGCATGTGCACATGAACTACGGTGGCCAGTACCGCCAGCAGCTCGCCGGCTTGGCGGCACAGGCGCAGGCCGAAGATCTGGATGTCGTTTACAACCTGATCGTCAACAAAGAGCAGCGAATTCCGGATATCGGCGAATTCAAGACCACAGCCGACCAGTTCGGGCCGACCACGATTTTTCAAGGTCAGGAATTTCATACCAGCTACTGGGGCCATCTCGGCCTGCTGCATCTGGATGACCATTATCTGACGCCTGATTTCAGCAGCTACCGGCATACCGCACTCGCCTCGCCGTATCCGCATAACGGCGTCATTGCCGATCTGGCGCATGAACAACAGGCGTTGATGGGTTATGTGCATCCCTTCGACTGGCGCATCGTGCCGGAACAAGAAAAGAAGTTGACCAATCTGCTGCCGGTCGATGTTGCACTCGGCAAGACCGATTACTACGAGCTGGTGTCATTCGCCGACCATCTGGCCACCGCCGAAGTGTGGCATCGGTTGCTCAATCTGGGGTTCAAGCTAGCCGCCGCGGCCGGCACCGATGCCATGACCAACTACGCCTCGCTGCGCGGTCCGGTCGGCTTGAATCGGGTGTTTCTCGCGGTCGAAAAGCCGTCCCCGACGGCATTGAAAGCGGCGATCAAAAACGGTCACGGCTTTGTCAGCAATGCGCCGCTGCTTGGCTTGACCGTCAACGGTGTTGCGCCCGGTGACACGCTGCAATTGCCGGCCGGAGCAACACGGGTGGAGATCCACGCCGCCGTGCGCTCGAACACGCCGGTGCCGATGGTGGAAATTCTGCACAACGGCAAGGTGTTGAAGCGGATCAAAACCGACCGCAGCGGTATGCGCGCCGACTTTTCCGGTGCGCTGGAGCTGACGGAAAGCGGCTGGATTTTGCTGCGCGCCTATAACCCGGAGCCGCATGCGCTGGTGCAGGATCTGTACGCCTACGGCAGTACCAATCCGGTCTGGCTGGAGCTGCCGGGCAAGCCACAGCGCGCGCCGGAAGATGCCGCCTATTTTCTGCGCTGGATTGATCGGATCATCGACGATGCCGGTCAGCGCACCGACTACAACACCGAACAGGAGCGCGAGAAGACCCTGCAGTATCTGCGGGCCGGCCGGGCGGTGTTTGAGGAAAAAGCGAAACCGGCGGCGAAATAAAAAGGGCGCGTCATGTCTGGCGATTTTTATCGAAATAGTCTCGCAGTGCCGGTTCAGCAATGAGTCGAATTCATCAGAACACTTTTGCGTGAATTGCGCCGGTGCGTTGCGGCGCCAGAAAGGAGAATGTCCGTGAACATGAAGTTTGCTGCCAACCCGGCCTGGGCGACCGTGCTGCTCGGCATTGCGTGTGTGGCCACCGCGGCGGAAAAACCGGCGCTTGAGCTGTCCGACATGGCCCGACTGCAAGACGTCAGTTCGCCGGTATTTGCTCCCGACAACGAGCGCATCGCCTATGTCGTGAGCACGGCCAATACCGACAGTGATGCCAGCGTCAGCGATCTGTGGCTGGTCTCGTATCGGGGTGGCGCGCCACGGCAATTGACCCAGACGCCGTTTGCCAGTGAATGGTCGCCACGCTGGAGTCCGGATGGTAAATGGCTGGCGTTTCTGTCCGATCGCGGTGACGACGAAAGTACGCAACTCTGGCTGCTGCCAGCCGATGGCGGTGAAGCGCGTCAGCTCAGTTCCCTGAAAGCCGGCATCGAGGACTTTGACTGGGCGCCGGATGGCAAGCGCATCGTGCTGGTGGCGGAAGACCCGGCGCCGGAGCAGGGCAAAGATTCGCGCGGCAAGGACAAGCCGGAACCGCCGCGCGTCATCACCCGCTATCAATTCAAGGAAGACGGCCGCGATTATCTGACCGATCGCTACCAGCATCTGTATCTGCTGAATGTCGCCGACGGCAGTGCCGAGCAGATTACCACTGGCAGTCAGGACGATATGCTGCCGGCTTGGTCGCCCGATGGTAAGCAGATCGCATTTGTCTCGCGTCGCGTTGCTGGCACAGCAGGTGATGCCGAGCGCACGCTGAACTTTGATGTCTACACAGTCGCCCCGGCCGTCGGTAGTGAGGCGCGCCGGATCAGCGCCTTCAACGGCACCGATGTCGATCCATACTGGGAATCACGCCCCGAGTGGTCACCGGATAGTCGCAAACTGGTCTGGCTGCAAAGCGGTGAAGACAAATGGATTTACTACGCGCCGTGGCAGCTGACCGTCGCCGATTTGGTCAGCGGCAAAATCACCACGCCGGCCCGGATTGATCGCTGTTTCTACAAACCGCGTTGGTCGGCTGATGGCAAATCAATTTACGCGCTGGTCGAACAAAGCCGCAATACCTGGCTGGCCCAAATCGATCCCAATGAAAGCAATCCAGCCAACGCCATTCGCTACGTCAGCGACGGCAACCGCTTTGGCTACGACTACGCGCTCAGCAAAAATGGCCGCATCGCACTGCTCGACAGCGATGACCGCACGCCGTTTGAACTGACCGCGCTGGAACCCGGTGCCAAGCAGCCGGGCCGCGCGCTGACCGCGCACAATCAGTTCCTGACCGAGCGTAAGCTGCAACCCGCCGAAGACATCAGCTTTACCAGTGACGGCCAACGCATCGACGGCTTTCTGATGAAACCGGTTGGCTATGAACCGGGCAAGCGTTACCCGACCATCCTGCGCATCCATGGCGGCCCGGTTTATCAGTTCTCGCACGAATTCATGTTTGACTGGCAGTTCTATGCCGCCAAGGGTTTTGCCGTGGTTGCGGTCAATCCGCGCGGTTCGTCCGGTCGCGGTTTTGATTTCGCCAAGGCCATTTACGCCGACTGGGGCAATGTCGATGTCAAAGACGTACTGGCCGGCGTCGATCATGTGGTCAAACTGGGCGTTGCCGATCCGGACCGGCTCGGCGTCGGTGGCTGGAGCTATGGTTCGATCTTGACCAACTACGTCATTGCCAGCGACAAACGATTCAAAGCGGCCGTCAGCGGTGCCGGCACCTCGAACATGCTCGGCAATTACGGTCACGATCAATACGTGCGCGAATACGAGCTGGAGCTTGGCAGACCCTGGGAGAATTTTGACGCCTACGCCAGAGTCAGTTTCCCGTTCCTGCATGCCGACCGCATCAGCACGCCCACGCTGTTCCAGTGCGCGGAAAAAGATTTCAATGTGCCCTGTCTCGGCGCCGAGCAGATGTATCAGGCGCTGCGCTCACTGCGGGTGCCGACCCAGCTGGTGATTTTCCCCGGCGAGAATCATGGCCTGACGGTACCGAGCTATTTGCAGGACCGCTTGCAGCGCAATCTGGAGTGGTATGAACGTTTTCTGAAAACGCCGTAGCGAGTGTGCGGGGTGAGGAAAAACGTGAAGGCAAAATATCAGGGATTCGGTGCGGGCGGTGTTGCGCGGAGCGGCAACTACCCCACCCCGACCCTCCCCTTCACAGGGGAGGGGGCATCTCGGCTCATCGCTCATCAAGGCCGGGGAGGTGCCAAGTCACTCCCTCCCCTGTCAAGGGGAGGGTCGGGGTGGGGTAATTGCCGCTCCCAATTCGCCGCAGGCATCACCCGCAACAAAATCGCTGGCTCAGCGTTCACCCATTCAACGCCTCAACACCGGCCCCAACCGGTTGTACTGCTTCATCACCTTTTGCAGCGACTTGTGATCAATTGCCACGGCCCGGTGGCCGTCGGCACCGGTCATGGTCCTGGCCGCGACCAGCGCATTGATGATCGCTTCTTCCGTTGCCTGCACGGTCGCCAGAAACAGCGGGTCCAGCGCACTGTTGCCGAGTGTCTGCACGGTTTGCAATTCGGTTTGGCTGGCGTCTTTGTTGGCGGTACTGAATGCCAGGAAAATATCGCCGGAACCGTCACCGGCGTAACTGCCATTGCGCGCCAGTCCGAGCGCGGCGCGCTTCACCAGCCGTTTCAGCTGGTGCGGCAACAGCGGCGCATCGGTGCCAACGACAATGATGATCGAACCGGTATCGCCGGCTGGCTGGGTCGCGGTCGGTTCGTCGTAGGCCTTGTCCGCTGTCAGATGCTTGCCAACCGGCACACCGGCAATGCGCAGCTC contains:
- a CDS encoding CoA-transferase subunit beta, which gives rise to MSIAVMNSEQSSGQNSVPNYSRDEIMTVTAARQLQNSAVCFVGIGLPSAACNLARQTHAPELVLIYESGTVGTKPSVLPLSIGDGELAETADCVIPLPDIFSYYLQGGRVDIGFLGAAQIDRFGNLNSTVIGDYLRPSTRLPGAGGAPEIAMHAKQVLIVMKQSPRSFVESLGFRTSCGFMNGNGQRRHGEFADASAGAGPQVVITDYGMLKPDPVSDELTLVAVYPGVTAAEVSAATGWSLRIAPTLTVLPEPTAAELSALRSLHARTEQAHANPVRIVLPKTA
- a CDS encoding S9 family peptidase; its protein translation is MKFAANPAWATVLLGIACVATAAEKPALELSDMARLQDVSSPVFAPDNERIAYVVSTANTDSDASVSDLWLVSYRGGAPRQLTQTPFASEWSPRWSPDGKWLAFLSDRGDDESTQLWLLPADGGEARQLSSLKAGIEDFDWAPDGKRIVLVAEDPAPEQGKDSRGKDKPEPPRVITRYQFKEDGRDYLTDRYQHLYLLNVADGSAEQITTGSQDDMLPAWSPDGKQIAFVSRRVAGTAGDAERTLNFDVYTVAPAVGSEARRISAFNGTDVDPYWESRPEWSPDSRKLVWLQSGEDKWIYYAPWQLTVADLVSGKITTPARIDRCFYKPRWSADGKSIYALVEQSRNTWLAQIDPNESNPANAIRYVSDGNRFGYDYALSKNGRIALLDSDDRTPFELTALEPGAKQPGRALTAHNQFLTERKLQPAEDISFTSDGQRIDGFLMKPVGYEPGKRYPTILRIHGGPVYQFSHEFMFDWQFYAAKGFAVVAVNPRGSSGRGFDFAKAIYADWGNVDVKDVLAGVDHVVKLGVADPDRLGVGGWSYGSILTNYVIASDKRFKAAVSGAGTSNMLGNYGHDQYVREYELELGRPWENFDAYARVSFPFLHADRISTPTLFQCAEKDFNVPCLGAEQMYQALRSLRVPTQLVIFPGENHGLTVPSYLQDRLQRNLEWYERFLKTP
- a CDS encoding CoA transferase subunit A codes for the protein MSLQQAIAQYLHDGQSVAMEGFTHLIPFAAGHEIIRQQKKNLHLIRMTPDLIYDQLIGMGCASELTFSWGGNPGVGSLHRLRDAVEKQWPQPLTLHEHSHAEMAVAYQAGASGMPCGFMKGYPATQLAEVNPAQIQPQQCPFTGQWLSAIAAIKPDVTILHAQQADADGNVLIRGIVGAAREAALAAKTVIVTVEQQVEKIDADMNAIVLPRWLIAAIAVVPGGAYPSYAQGHYPRDNAFYLAWDEIARDREKFLSWMQSHVLALRDHAELLQRLQVAA
- a CDS encoding aldehyde dehydrogenase family protein translates to MSFQLTYSTMFNPPAELHQRFDAAVARVVAGLGRRYGCFIDGADRSPATTKMLHSPIDRELVLGEFADASAAEADIAMQAAHRAFAQWRKTSMTERMRLLRKAAVLMEARVYEIAAALTLEVGKNRMEALGEAQETVDFFRVYCDHYEREGGFYHPLPNDPVNGYISRNRSVMKPHGAWVVITPFNFPFALAGGPVAAALVTGNTVVLKGATTTPWAGRLLADCMRDAGFPAGVFNYVSGSGRVVGEALISHPLTAGVTFTGSYETGMAIARKMLSGAYPRPCIAEMGGKNACIVTAEADLERAALGITRSAFGMAGQKCSALSRLYVHSSVADKLIEQLQQHLGEIRIGNPLEQKHWLGPVATEAGYRAYGEYSALLRTQGSRLLIGGHYLRDGDNSRGYYVKPTLAEASDQHPLWQQEMFLPILMINRCSSNDEAMAKANATPLGLTAGIYGSRDEVSWFHEHIEAGVTYANRPQGATTGAWPGYQPFGGWKGSSTTGKAIASFYYLAQYLREQSQTVVE
- a CDS encoding acetyl ornithine aminotransferase family protein, whose amino-acid sequence is MNSAHIKTELPGPKARALIARDKAVISPSYPRDYPFAMSHGKGVEVWDVDGNRFLDFAAGIAVCSTGHSHPTVVSAIKAAADQFLHISSDYWHEHQVKLGERINELNPMAEPVLSFMCQSGTEAVEGALKLARYVTGRQRFIGFLGGFHGRTMGSLSFTSSKYTQQKGFFPSMPGVTHVPYPNNYRPLLHGEDQGVAVLNYIENVLFQSNVPASEVAGIVIEPMQGEGGYLVPPDGFLKGLRELCDRHGILLIFDEVQSGVGRTGKMFASQHWGVAPDIMTLAKGLGSGMPIGLVVAKKKHMEKWQRGAHGNTYGGNPLCCAAATATLDLVESEYCANAAEVGEYFMTKLRALQTRFDCIGEVRGKGLFIGMELVLDRRGKKPAKELCDQLITRAYHNGLLLLSCGSSTVRFMPPLLVSRAQIDEAMTIIEVSLKEALG
- a CDS encoding CehA/McbA family metallohydrolase; this translates as MPRMWIAFASIGLGLLCAANANAAREPVLKQIQLPHSYYWREMYLPQLSSGPSAAAFLPDGKSVVYSMAGSLWRQALGSDDASELTHGPGYDYQPDVAPDGRSLIFVRHDQDALELWRLDLTTGKQQQLTRSGVSNVEPRLSPDGRQLAFVSTRADEHGDNAGRFNLYLADVTDAGLANIRPLVANRQSKIDRYYYSTFDHAVNPSWSPDGKRIVYVGNPEVAWGSGDLWSVSVSDPNDRYRVLVEETTWAAKPEFAPDGKRLLYSSYQGRQWHQLWLTTATGQSPLPLTFGEFDRRNARWSRDGQRVLYISNEQGNSSLWLQDVIGGKRQQITANSRHFQRPIAELRLQLRDDRGQPLAARVTALASDGRHYGPDDSWLHADDGFDRRQQAHEHHYFHCQQRCVLTAPVGELTLIIQHGFAMSIAQQTLQLKPGSRELTVTLHDNALPAEFGSHLSADLHVHMNYGGQYRQQLAGLAAQAQAEDLDVVYNLIVNKEQRIPDIGEFKTTADQFGPTTIFQGQEFHTSYWGHLGLLHLDDHYLTPDFSSYRHTALASPYPHNGVIADLAHEQQALMGYVHPFDWRIVPEQEKKLTNLLPVDVALGKTDYYELVSFADHLATAEVWHRLLNLGFKLAAAAGTDAMTNYASLRGPVGLNRVFLAVEKPSPTALKAAIKNGHGFVSNAPLLGLTVNGVAPGDTLQLPAGATRVEIHAAVRSNTPVPMVEILHNGKVLKRIKTDRSGMRADFSGALELTESGWILLRAYNPEPHALVQDLYAYGSTNPVWLELPGKPQRAPEDAAYFLRWIDRIIDDAGQRTDYNTEQEREKTLQYLRAGRAVFEEKAKPAAK